ataggtttaaatttaataaaaaatactattctatttaaaattctCTATATGAATTGCTTGTAAGCGCTTTACGAGTAAACCATATTCTGACATCTTGGACAATCTAGATAACGAATGAATGAACCATCTTTTGACACCTGTAAGGGCCATTACATGCATCAAAACAGCATAAAAAGGTGCCCTCCTCTTCGATACTCTGCACAATCAAAACCATGTCTCCCCTATACATGTTACTGGCGTTCCTTGGCATGGTGATTCTCACCATTCCAGCTCTTGGAGACGACTACAAGTACAAGCCACCCAAATATTATAAGCCACCTCCCAAGTATTACAGGCCACCAACGTACCAGCCTCCTTCATATAAGAAGCCACCTCCCAAGTATTACAAACCCAAACCACCATCATACAAGCGCCCGCCAACTCTACCTCCGATAAAGGGGAAACCAAAACCGTACAAGCCATACCCACCTTACGGACACTACCCAGGACACCCTCCGGTGGAAGCTGTCCCGTAGAATCTAGCCGCCGCACAAGCCACCAGCAGGCCAACAAAGTTAAAGATTATATAATGCGAGAAATAAGTGCAGTGGCCAACTCGAATAATGTATCCAGAAAAACCGTGTACTTGTTATCTATTGTGAGAAAAGCTCACGGCTTTCTCATTCCGTTGTACTACCAGCGGTactgatatatattatatgatattatagaTTTCCTTGTTTTGATGTGtactttccttttccttttcctttttcttattcttcttctcggCGATATGTACGTACTTTCTCGCTTGTTTGAAACTGCGGACTCCGGAAATTTCACTGCGGTTTCTCCGCATGGAAAATTTGTTGgcagaaagaaaaaggagatcGCGTTAATTTATAACGAGAGAATACAGTGAGTGCACTTACATCCACCTATATATCTTATGActaaaagttatttttggaGATAAAAGTAGTTTACAGTTGTGCGTGTGTGCGTGTGATAGCTGATATCTAGATAGTCTGTCTGGTTCTCCGGAAACATGATGGTGGAAACCAAGTCAGTTTCAGGCGATAAGCAATTTCAGacttaaacaaaattaaatatctcTCGAGTATATGACCCCTTAACTTTTCTGTATGCAGTACTCCGCGTGGCCAGGAGAAGCCTGGCAGTTGAAATATCATCTAATTGTTGTTACATGATTATTTACAAGCTGGAAGCTTATTCATATGTATTTTG
Above is a genomic segment from Juglans microcarpa x Juglans regia isolate MS1-56 chromosome 1D, Jm3101_v1.0, whole genome shotgun sequence containing:
- the LOC121247212 gene encoding repetitive proline-rich cell wall protein-like encodes the protein MSPLYMLLAFLGMVILTIPALGDDYKYKPPKYYKPPPKYYRPPTYQPPSYKKPPPKYYKPKPPSYKRPPTLPPIKGKPKPYKPYPPYGHYPGHPPVEAVP